The nucleotide window GTCTTCATGTCGGTTTAGCAGCGTCTTGAAGCTCTGCTTCCTCTGCCTGCATTTCAATCGAGACAAATAATCACAGACTCCCAGCTAAGCAGACGTTCTCTATAAAGTCAAAGTTGCTGTGGGCTACATGGATGCAGTATATTTGACCTGTTGGACTAAATCAATAGATCCAAAGGTGGTGCACGCTCCACTGGACCTGTGCAGCTGATCAACCAGGAGAGCTATTTGGTGTGGTTCTATAAGCCAACGTCTGTGTGGGAGTTGATCTTGACAGCAATTGGATTAGACTCACAGTTACACAAATAGAGTCACACAGGCAAGCCAAATCCAATAAGGGGCTCTTAGGTTTGAGGGGCTTAAAGGTGAAGAAACTTCTGCCATATTAATTAAACTGTTATATATTTACACTAGGTtcagtttttcctctgtttccttCAAATTGCATTTTCTAATGCACTGATGGCAGGCAATTAAAAGCACTTTAATAGAGGATTAGACATTCTGTAAGCAGATACCCAAGAATGGAGCCCTGAGGAGCCCCAgacaagatttttgttttgtttgtttttgtttttaaatgtacaagGAAACgaaaatttgaaatgaaatcagTGTAGCATCACTATTGTTTCATGAAGctaatggagaaaaacaaaaacatgagacaaatttaaaataaataaggcTCAAGTGGTACTGGAGACTTTGTTTCTAATATATTATTGATTTCTGCTTATTTTCTACCATCAGCAGTGGTTAATTGTCCTTCAgctgtatttcttttttgcagatGAGCCAGTGCTTCACATTCAACAGAGAAGAGGGACAGGAGAGAAAGGTACTTGTAACATTTTCAACATAAATTctatatttatttgcttttcggTTTATAAGAGTCCAAGACGGATTCAAAATTTTCTGGATGTAACCtacagaaacaacacaacagaaaacctgATAAACTTTGTGTCTTTATGTCATTtgcgtttttctttcttgtttgctTGGCTGGTGAGGTAGGAAGCAGAACAACAAAAGGTATTAAGAAATGATAGTGTCCATAAGTTACCTACAAACCTTTAACTTCAACGTATTGCCATCAGAAGTCACCTACATAGTAATTAGTCATTTTGTGAGTAAATTAGAGTCGTCTACCTGTTAACATTTGTTAACACTTTGCAATTAGTTGTCAGAGCAGCCCATGtttgtgcaaagaaaataacCTTTTTAAATGTACACTGGCTGCAAATGTACCAGGCTAAAAACCCTAATTGATACAATTTCAGACCATTTGTCCAAACCAATAGACAAAAACAGTCGTGCATAGCAACCTGTATCTCTACCCACAAATGCAAGTATTTATATTCTGCTTTCCCCAATATGTccaaatatttcctttgtttgGATCATGTTCATTGAGGGACTCTTGTGGCCCAAAACCTTAGAAATGTATTCACAACCCTATCTTGATAGCTAGATGTCcatgtctctgttttttatctGCTCCTCCAGcctctgattgattgtttttcacatatttttcacaaaatgttacatGCTgctgcttaaatttttttttttaaagtttatattaGAACAGAACTagatttttaatacaagaaaaaatactgataatatttttcttcatatcACTTAGCATGTGgtttgtgtaatttaaaaagtgaaaacttgaATCAATGTGTAGTAACGTGATGGCAAATGACTTTTTCATGGTACTGCAGCATTTtgttaaactttgtttttctttttgaagttttaCATTGCAATGAGGattacatttccattttttttcttttgacctACAAGAAGGAAATCTCTGTGACCGATTACTGCTCCTAACATCCAATTTTAATAACTGTGTCTGTGAAACAGCGTCTGGGGGAGCTGGTGCTCAGTTTCCTGAGCAGAGAGTTGCAACCATCCTGTCTGCTGGCATGTCTAGAGACGGTTCGAATCTTGACCAGAGACAAACAAAGTTTGGATCCATTTATCAGCCGCTCAGCTATGCTCACACTTGCCCAGTATTCTGGTATTGCCCATCTTGCTGCACCTTCCCAGGACCCATTGGAGGAGAGTAAAGGTATCTATTCTGCTACACTCAAAGAAATGAATCATTGacttaacataattttttttatgtcgaCATGTTCCACCTAATTGTATTATGTTAGTTGAAAGCAAAACAGATAAAGCAATctaacattatgactttatgtTAAACTaagataaaatgaatgaattaactCAACAACTTCAAATCACTTCAGATTGACAAACCGGAAGTTAGTTGAACTAACTTAACTTTTTTGTGTTAGTCTGACAAAGCAAACACTCTTTCAGtgaacttatgttttatttgttcactaaacatgaacaaattGTGTTTCAGCAAGCCAGAATAatacctccatccatccatcatcttacATGcttatccctaatggggtctcaaggggtgctggtgcctatgtCCAGCGGTCAATGGGCGATAGGCGGAGTCACTCTGGACAGGTGGCCAGTCCATCCCAGGGAcactcacacattcacacataaAGAGAATTAGAGAGATCAGTGAACAATGACAGTGGGAGGTTCctacacatgcacagggagaacatgcaaactccatgcagaaagaccccgggtcaggatttgaacccagaacctCCTTGCTGGGCTTGCCAGAATAATTTTACACTTTACCATTTACCGTTATCACCTTAGTTGCGCTGCCACagatatccttttttttttgcagcttagACCTGCATTGTATATGACTGTGTATATATCTGCAGATACATCTGCAGATATATGATACAACTGCCACTGAAATGTCACAATAATGctctaaaaacaacatttctagTGTAACACTGAATATGCAGAAGGTGCCCTCACCTCCCGGTGGAGATGAGGTAGACTGGGGAGGAAAAGTGGCCTGGGAGTTCCTGACAGACTCCTTTACATCTCTGTAATGATGAGGACAAAAggctctttcttcttcctttgttttgggcacattttttttcttagctttttGGCTCAGTTTTTTCTTAACTCCAACAGGCTGGAGCAGCACAAGCATTACTGCGGACAAAGTCACAATCCATCTATCCTTCTCCTGCTCCATCTCACCGTCACTTATGAACAAGACACCCAGATTCTTGAAGTCCTCTGCTTCAGCCTTAAGGCAAAGGCTGACAGTGAACATTGTGGGTAGTTGACTAAACCATTAAAGAAGCTTCACATTATCTTTAACAGATGCAATATTTCTTTAAGCACATCTTATTTGCCTGTGTTCTAACTGAGACATGACCAAAAAAATAGTGTAAGTAGGAGTTTTATAAGGAAGATGTGCATTCTGTCAACATAACAGAATGCATTATTCACTTGTGGTAAGTGAACAAATAAGGTTTTCATGgacaagatttatttttcttaaaaaaaaatcactatcggTTTTTAGTGATTCTTCAGTTACttcaaatgaaacttttttgtgacctagaattttaaaaagaacaaaactgtaACAGTTTGATAAAGTACTGaagttaattatgtttttatggtacCTTTCCTGTGTGTATGATCTATTTTTTCCTTGAAGTGGTTGTGGAGAAGGATGGGAAAGAGGCAGCAGAGGACTCCAGTGTGAGGGTAAAGGAATCCTCCCCTCCTTCAGAAAACCCTGATCAAGAAGTGATTATAGAGGCTCTCAAGTCCATCTGTAACATACTGTTCCACAGTCAGACAGCACAGGTCAGCCTGCGGCACttttaatgatgttttatttattttaacctgtAAAAGCTCACTGTCGTTTGTTGAATGGATGGCAGGTCATAGCAGCTGATCTCCACTTTATTGATGGCGTAGCAGAGAGACTGAAGCAATGTAATCATCCCACCTGGAACCAGGAGGTAAGGGAGTAAATTAAATACATGCTTCAATTTTAATGCtataaattttgaataaaaatattatgcTTTTAGGTCATATAATATGTGATCATATTAAACCTGTAAACtcctgactggttctggttctgatctgcaaaccagccaaaacactgagttctttTAACTCAAGGCctgttgtttttgattgatAGTAAATCGAACATTGATTAATATATATGACGTACATTTGATGATGATTATTCGAGAAGATTTTgatgtaatttgacaaaatataatgttcATTGGTTGTTTCATAATTACTGTATCCTGTTTTCATGCTGTAAAACcctttgaacttcctcctttcTGCAATGTGCCATACGAAAACTTGACATAAGCGTTTTTCCAGTTTCACAACCAGCTCTATTCTAAGACAAAAACAGGTTTAGTGAGTTGTCTTTTTCTGCCCAGGTCCGTTTCTTTGACCTGCGGCTGACCTTCCTGCTGACTGCCCTGAGGCTGGATGTCAGGGCACAGCTGGCCCAGGAGCTCCATGGAATCAAACTCCTAGGTAACTGCTTTCCAAGTGGCTTTGGAAAACAAGTGTTTCTGCTATTTTTATCCTCTCATCCAAACTCCTATTTTTGTACCATTACCTACACCAGTTTTAGAGATGAGTTACAGTTTCAGCATAATTAAGGAAATTGTACCTGAACAAGATCCTGGTCCACTCATAGAGAAAAGATGTTTATTCTGTGTTTGCTCACATTGACATAATTCTTTAAGAGTTGTGTGCCTTTTGAACCCCCTATTTGTGACGCCCTAACACTGAATGAAGGTGAGGTGAAAGATGAAGAAATGCAATTTGATCTataatgaaatattgttttttgcaACCTTTATGGTTTCAGTCTTTGTGCTAATGTCGTTGGATTATTGAGCAGATTCATATTAAATCACTTCATCTTACAGGCTTTAAAAATTTGCcctgacaaaaaacaaccagcTGACGTTATTCAAATATAGTCATAGTGAGAGCATATATGGAAGCTGACTGactatgcaaataaaaagcagcagctctgtttgTATTAGCAATGGTTACCTCCACAGAAAAGTGTTCAGTCTTCATCAGTATAAGTTAAATATCACATGCAGGAAACACTGCTAAGAATATTGCAGCTGAAAAGAGCACATTTCTAGATCCTCAACAACTGCAGGAGGTTCAGCTGCAGCAAAGACATTTACTGTCCTTTGTGTGTCCTAGGCAACCAGTTAGAAGCAACCCTTTGTCTGTGTTGGCCAGAGCCGCTGGTGACAGCCAGAGTGGGGTAtgaaggttttccacctgaggAACTTCCCCCACTGAGCAGGCAGCAGGCAGAGTTAGCTATGGAAATactgaaaatacttttcaatATCACATTTAACACAAACCGACGCAAGGTCGATGAGGTAAGAAGGAACATTTCATGTGAAGTTTCAATTTTCTGTTAATTGGCCAGTTTGATCACTAGAGGAGTTAGCATGCGTCTCAGTATTTTTGTTCCTCCTGTTTGTCGTTGGTTCTCTGATGAGTTACTGGACAGAAAAGGAAATTATGGCTATCAGAAGAGCATCTGTTCCATTGATTTGTCATTGTAATGTTGCATGGACTGCCAGAGAGCAGTCTTCTGTTGCTACAGAAACACTGAGCCTAATGAGATGAGCGCACTCTTCTGAacactcagtgtgtgtgtgtgtgcgtgtgtgtgtgtgagaaggaAGAGGCAGTAGAGTACAGACACTTGGGCGCTCTCCTGAGACACTGTTTGATGAGCCGAGTAGACGGAGAGGAGCGGACCGAGGAGTTCCACAGGTTTGACAACACACTCTTCACTTCACTTATACACTCATGGCTTCCCTTTGAGGCCAACCTCTTACTGAATTTCTCCTTGTATTTTCAGCCACACTGTGAATTTACTGGGGAATCTCCCGCTGCCTTGTTTGGATGTGCTGTTACTGCCCAAGGTGGAAAATGGCTCCATCGAGTACATGGGGGTCAACATGGATGCTGTGAACATGCTGCTGGATTTCATGGAGAAAAAACTTGATCGTGTAGGATAACACAGTAGATATAGAAGTTATCTCTCTTAGCCTCTAGTACACCCTTCACACTCTCAATAAGTTACCTAACCAAGGAGCTTTCATAGCTGTCTTCATCTGGTATGTTCTGCATTCTTTACCAGGCTGGATTTTTCTATGTCGCCTGGAAAGCTTAAGTGGAAATTTGAAGATAATTTGTGTAGTGATGGAAAAAGGCAATGTTTTTAAAGCATGACAAAATATGGTTACatcttgaaatgtattttaagatttaaatttccagttatttcaaatttgtgagctttgtcattattttaaaaccatgaCTATACTGCTCCCCTAACTTGAGATTTGAAGCACCAATCAAATTTAAGTATACTCACTCACTGAGACTACATAGAATAGGAAGAAGAGAACTATCTTTTATTGCTCTACTTTGGGGAAATCCAGATgtcacagcagcaacaaaaatgaaaaatatatttaagtaaGATAAAAAGATTGTATGGGAAGAACACATTTACagtataaaaacattaatgctGTGCAGGTTTTAAAGAggggtattatgtaaaatcaactttttgagctttacatcatgtcataaaacacatacctggagtgttgctttgattctttcttacatgtttgaaaaatccattaatctcccatggcaaccattcagggtgCATAAGGTAGCGCTTTGCTCTCAAAGACTGGCGGCAGCAGCAAtaagcaaacacctggtggaactgtacTTCTGCTTTGTAATTAAGCCTTAGGAAGCTCAAGTGATAAATAAGTAGTACAATTTTTATATGATTACATGAAACCACATTGACTGTAGATAACTTATGTTACATATATGTCTGTTAGAAGGCAGACTGACAGCTGATTAATagataaatgtttgtcttttcacCAGGGCCATAAGCTGAAAGAGACTCTTCTCCCATCTTTAAGCTTACTGACTGAGAGTTCCCGCATCCACCGAGAAACCAGGAAATTCCTCAGGTCAAAAGTCTGTATGGAGTGGAGCCACAAAGCTGATAGATGAGCAAGTTTGCTGCCAATGGCTTCAGAACTatcttctgcttttgctttgttaAGGTGCTGCCCCCTCTTCGCGATGTGAAAAACAAGCCAGAAGTCGGCAGTGCTCTCAGGAATAAATTAGTCCGTCTCATGACACACATCGACACCGATGTCAAGGACTATGCTGCTGAATTCCTCTTTGTGCTCTGCAAAGAAAGTGGTGAGAGAAATATCAATTGGCTGAAATGATTTATAGcgatgcaaaaatatatcaaaggAACAAACAttccagtaggtggcagtaatAGAAGATTTGTTTAGAATTCTAGTGGGAATCTGGGAAAATTGGGCAAACAAGTAATGTGGTTTACTAAAATCTAGCAAACCACATTCTAGTACTAAGCTAGTACTAAAATCTTCTCTTTCATGAGGTGAAATACAACCATTGTAATGTTGACATTTCTGTGTCCAGTTTCAAGGTTCATCAAATACACTGGATACGGTAACGCTGCAGGTCTGCTGGCTGCCAGGGGCCTGCTCAGAGGGGGCCGAGACTCTGGGATCTACTCTGAAGATGAAGACTCAGAGACTGAAGAGTACAGAGAGGCAAAGCCGCAGTCAGTACCTTAAATACAGTCAGTGTAGCTGAGTTAAAAGAATAGCTCAGACACAAGCAGTGAAACCcttacaaacattaaaaatcagacaagaaCCACTGCAGAACTGTAAAACAACATCAGATAGCATCTACCTGTAAAATTACTAGATTCGACCCTTATATTGAAGGTGTGAAGGTCTTCATCCCTGTAAAGCTGGTCCAGTTATGTCAACTATAGACTAGGCTACTAATATCACGGTCTATCAATGGTCTATCTCTGGTCTATCTCTGGTCTATCACTGTTGTATCTCTGGGTCTATCTCTGGTTTATCCATCTTTGGTCTATCTCTGGTCTGTCTCTGGTCTATCACTGGTGTATCACTGGTCTATCTCTGGTCTGGCACTGGTCTATTTCTGGTCTAACACTGGTCTATCTCTGGTCTATCATTGGTCTATCTCTGGTCTGGCACTGGTCTATTTCTGGTCTATTTCTGGTCTATCACTGGTCTATCTCTGGTCTATCATTGGTCTATCTCTGGTCTGGCACTGGTCTATCTCTGGTCTAGCACTAGTCTATCTCTGGTCTATCATTGGTCTATCTCTGGTCTAGCACTAGTCTATCTCTGGTCTGGCACTGGTCTATTTCT belongs to Gambusia affinis linkage group LG08, SWU_Gaff_1.0, whole genome shotgun sequence and includes:
- the ric8a gene encoding synembryn-A is translated as MDLRVIIEQMETGEQEKVLAVLQSFNKEMSQCFTFNREEGQERKRLGELVLSFLSRELQPSCLLACLETVRILTRDKQSLDPFISRSAMLTLAQYSGIAHLAAPSQDPLEESKVVVEKDGKEAAEDSSVRVKESSPPSENPDQEVIIEALKSICNILFHSQTAQVIAADLHFIDGVAERLKQCNHPTWNQEVRFFDLRLTFLLTALRLDVRAQLAQELHGIKLLGNQLEATLCLCWPEPLVTARVGYEGFPPEELPPLSRQQAELAMEILKILFNITFNTNRRKVDEEEAVEYRHLGALLRHCLMSRVDGEERTEEFHSHTVNLLGNLPLPCLDVLLLPKVENGSIEYMGVNMDAVNMLLDFMEKKLDRGHKLKETLLPSLSLLTESSRIHRETRKFLRSKVLPPLRDVKNKPEVGSALRNKLVRLMTHIDTDVKDYAAEFLFVLCKESVSRFIKYTGYGNAAGLLAARGLLRGGRDSGIYSEDEDSETEEYREAKPHINLITGVVEEEQPNPMEGMTDEQKEYEAMKLVNMFDRLSRTNLIQPMQLNSDGKMREMTTEDLNKLATNSLFQSQEPADPDSEDET